A genome region from Triticum aestivum cultivar Chinese Spring chromosome 2B, IWGSC CS RefSeq v2.1, whole genome shotgun sequence includes the following:
- the LOC123040366 gene encoding probable cinnamyl alcohol dehydrogenase 6 has protein sequence MEVTPNKHTQQVSGWAAMDESGKMVPFNFKRRENGVDDVTIKVLYCGMCHTDLHFAKNHWGITQYPVVPGHEITGVVTKVGANVSGFKPGDRVGVGCLACSCLDCEQCDSSQENYCDKMGLTYNSVYWDGSITYGGYSSMYVAHKRFVVRVPDGLPLDAAAPLLCAGITVYTPMKKHGMLRAAGRRLGVVGLGGLGHIAVKFGKAFGLHVTVISTSPAKEQEARGNLKADDFIISTDDKQMQAMARKLDYVIDTVPAAHSLGPILELLKVGGALALVAAPDGPLELPSFPLIFGNKTISGSITGGMNDHQEMMDLCGEHNITCDIELVSNDGINDAFARLARNDVRYRFVIDIAGADSRI, from the exons ATGGAGGTGACTCCCAACAAGCACACGCAGCAGGTGAGCGGGTGGGCGGCCATGGACGAGTCCGGCAAGATGGTGCCGTTCAACTTCAAGCGTCGGGAGAACGGCGTGGACGACGTGACGATCAAGGTGCTCTACTGCGGCATGTGCCACACGGACCTCCACTTCGCCAAAAACCACTGGGGCATCACGCAGTACCCGGTGGTCCCGGGCCACGAGATCACCGGTGTGGTCACCAAGGTGGGCGCCAACGTGTCCGGCTTCAAGCCCGGCGACCGCGTCGGCGTCGGGTGCCTCGCCTGCTCGTGCCTGGACTGCGAGCAGTGCGACAGCtcccaggagaactactgcgacaaGATGGGGCTCACCTACAACAGCGTCTACTGGGACGGCAGCATCACCTACGGCGGCTACTCCAGCATGTACGTGGCGCACAAGAGGTTCGTGGTGCGGGTCCCCGACGGCCTGCCGCTGGACGCGGCGGCGCCGCTGCTGTGTGCGGGGATCACGGTGTACACCCCGATGAAGAAGCACGGGATGCTGCGTGCCGCCGGCAGGAGGCTCGGGGTGGTCGGGCTGGGCGGGCTGGGCCACATCGCCGTCAAGTTCGGCAAGGCCTTCGGGCTGCACGTCACGGTGATCAGCACGTCGCCGGCCAAGGAGCAGGAGGCCAGGGGGAACCTCAAGGCCGACGACTTCATCATCAGCACCGACGACAAGCAGATGCAG GCTATGGCGAGGAAGCTTGACTACGTGATCGACACAGTCCCGGCGGCGCACTCGCTGGGACCAATCCTGGAGCTGCTCAAGGTGGGCGGCGCACTCGCCCTCGTCGCCGCTCCGGACGGGCCCCTCGAACTCCCTTCATTCCCGCTTATTTTCG GGAACAAGACCATCAGTGGGAGCATAACGGGGGGGATGAATGACCATCAGGAGATGATGGACCTGTGCGGGGAGCACAACATCACCTGCGACATCGAGCTCGTCTCCAACGACGGGATCAACGACGCGTTCGCCAGGCTCGCGCGCAACGACGTCCGCTACCGTTTCGTCATCGACATTGCGGGGGCTGACTCAAGGATCTAG